In a single window of the Larimichthys crocea isolate SSNF chromosome XVII, L_crocea_2.0, whole genome shotgun sequence genome:
- the LOC113747976 gene encoding protein PLANT CADMIUM RESISTANCE 2-like yields MAYNPQQPGVEKPMTNWDTHLFDCFVDCSTCCYGYWCCPCLACTVSGSFGENYCLPLCDICSPAIMSACGIPLCAPPALLSLRAGLRNRYNIKGSLCEDIAVSCFCVWCAWCQLQRELKHRKKNTAIIVNMQPQNVINIMQQGPVVNSQPVFVGQQQQQPQPVFVGQQQQQPQPVFVGQQQQQPRKAEGDVGLTWQEDLSN; encoded by the exons ATGGCTTACAATCCCCAACAACCAGGGGTAGAAAAGCCCATGACAAACTGGGACACCCATCTCTTTGATTGCTTTGTGGACTGCAGTACTT gttgCTATGGTTACTGGTGCTGCCCTTGCCTTGCCTGTACAGTTTCAGGGAGCTTTGGAGAGAACTATTGTCTCCCACTATGTGACATTTGCAGCCCTGCCATAATGTCAGCCTGCGGAATACCTCTGTGTGCTCCCCCAGCGCTCTTGTCTCTAAGGGCTGGCCTTCGAAACAGATATAATATCAAG GGATCTCTCTGTGAGGACATTgcagtttcctgtttctgtgtctggtgCGCCTGGTGTCAACTGCAACGCGAGTTAAAGCACCGCAAAAAGAATACCGCCATCATCGTCAATATGCAGCCTCAAAACGTTATCAACATAATGCAGCAGGGTCCAGTGGTGAATTCCcaacctgtttttgtgggccaacaacagcaacaaccacaacctgtttttgtgggccaacaacaacaacaaccacaacctgtttttgtgggccaacaacaacaacaaccac GAAAGGCTGAGGGTGACGTAGGCCTTACTTGGCAAGAGGACCTTAGTAATTaa
- the LOC109141049 gene encoding tetratricopeptide repeat protein 4-like produces MASSGAQCESDDDMDEFMDKFKTQRYKNALPEDSWEEEFNKIPMFMKTAPEEIDPKKYPELACLQAIIHDEDRPPEEQAKSLKDEGNVYFKEKNYQKAIL; encoded by the exons ATGGCATCCTCTGGAGCACAGTGTGAGAGCGACGATGACATGGACGAGTTCATGGACAAATTCAAGACCCAGAGATATAAAAATGCTTTACCTGAAGACAGCTGGGAAGAG GAGTTTAATAAAATCCCTATGTTCATGAAAACAGCCCCTGAAGAGATTGATCCCAAAAAATACCCAGAACTAGCCTGTCTCCAGGCCATCATCCACGACGAAGACAGACCCCCAGAAG AGCAGGCAAAGAGCCTGAAAGATGAAGGAAACGTGTATTTCAAGGAGAAGAACTACCAAAAGGCCATACTCTAA
- the LOC113747941 gene encoding tetratricopeptide repeat protein 4-like — translation MASSGAQCESDDGMDEFMDKFKAERYKNALPEDSWEEEFNKIPMFMKTAPEEIDPKKYPELACLQAIIHDEDRPPGSSRFR, via the exons ATGGCATCCTCTGGAGCACAGTGTGAGAGCGACGATGGCATGGACGAGTTCATGGACAAATTCAAGGCCGAGAGATATAAAAATGCTTTACCTGAAGACAGCTGGGAAGAG GAGTTTAATAAAATCCCTATGTTCATGAAAACAGCCCCTGAAGAGATTGACCCCAAAAAATACCCAGAACTAGCCTGTCTCCAGGCCATCATCCACGACGAAGACAGACCCCCAGGTTCCTCAAGGTTTAGATAA